The genomic stretch AATAGATAGTAAAACAGCTATCTCTCTGTATTTTTTACCTTCGAAGCGGTTCATTTTAAAAATCCTTGAACAACGGTCAGGTAAACGCTCCAATGTAAGATTCACAATTTTATTAAGTTCAATTAACCCGATTTCCTGTAGTTGGCCACCATCCTCCATCTCAGTTTCTGAATTGCGGGCTTGCTCGGCATATTGTTTTCTTACATTCAGGTGTTCAATGTAATGGAGAGAATTCTTCCTGATGGCTTCGTAGAAATATGCATTTATTGACGTTGTCACATGAAGGTTCTGCCTGTTTTTCCAGCATTGATAAAAGAATTCCTGCACAATATCTTCTGCAAGGTCCATATCATTCAGGATCTTAAAAGCATGTAAACATAAAGGTTGATAATATTTATGAAACAGCTTTTCAAATTCCTTGATATCACCTCCTTGAATTCTTTTCTGTATATAAATATCAGTAAGATTCATGGGCAGGACTGCAAGATGAATGTTAACTTTATGTCTTGATTATAACCTGAAGTGCCCGGAAAGATTAATTCCACTAAAACTGACTGTTTTTCAGGTGCTCATTCTGGCCTTCAGTTTAACCGGATGAACCTTACCGGACACTTCAGGCATTTTATTTCTTCATTCCTTTGGTAAACTTCTTGATGGCAGACTGAATCGATTGCTCTGGTTCAATGATATTATAATCTTCCCAGAAATCTACATCAGAAAAGGAAACGATCTTATCAGCGAGAATCATATTGGATTTAAACAAATCCTGGTTTGCAAATCTAGCTATTTTATCTTCTTTCCTGTCAGTGATGGCTACTTCAGAAATAATACTGTAACTATTTTTAAACCATTTCTTCTTCCAGTCGCATTTGAATTTCAGATCAATTCTCACATAGTTGAGGTAATACCGCCCATTCTGTTCCTTATAAGTTACAAGGTAATCAGTGACTGTCGGAACGAAAACCAAACCTGTGGGTTTTTTCTGTACAAACTGCCGGGCGGCTTTATCTTCATCTTCCAGGTCCAGACTGAATTCGGCCATCGTAATTGCTTTGCTATCTTTTTCAATATATAACTTTCCGGAGTACAGCGGCTCAGGTCTGACAACTTCAGGTTTAAAACTGATAACATAATTCAATTTATCATCAATCTTGACAAATGAAGTAATTTCAAATGAATAATTATCCAGGTCATCAAGCGCTATGCTCAGGTGAGTATTTTTTACAATGTCAAGCAATAAGGCAACATTTGGGCCTCCCTGTAATTGAACCATTAAAGTGTCGGCTTTCTTAACATTGCTTCCATTTCTCCCTTTAACAATTTTCACCTGGTCACTTTGCATCCCTAGATACGGAGCCTTATAGATTTCCACCAAAGCCTCACTGATCGACAGATAATCCTTTCTTTGCCGGATGGTTTCCCTGTAAAACCCAGTCATCATATTAGGATTTGAACTATAATTTTCATCTATTTTATTCAGTGCCATCCACACAAGACTTCGGGGATCATCAGGAATCACAGAAATTTCTTTTAATTGAAAGACATGCTGATCCAGGTAAAATACCTTTTCATTCTTGGATTCCGCTATCCTGAAAATCTTATTCATATAACTAAGGTGAGATATCTCAAAAGATACTGCATTCAGCGCATTACTCACCTTGAGAACAAATTCCCCTTCCGAATTGGTAACTGTGCCAATATCAGTCCCGCTAATGGTAACGCTCGCGAAACTAATGGGTTCATTTGTTTTCGAATCCTTAGCCGTACCAGCGATTGAGAAATAGGTATCCTGTTGTGCAAAAAGTAATCCCTGGAAGGAGAATACCATAGCTATCAGGATAAAAATTGACTGAATCATCTGTTTTCTTTTCATGACATGTTTAAATTGGGATGTGAATTTCATTTCTTTCAACTATAAGATACGGCAGAATGAAAATACCCTATGATCCTTAGACAAATTTTTACAAAAATTGATAAAACAGAGATATAAATATAATATTATCAGTTAATTATAGTAAAATAATAAAGCTCAGAAATCTGAAACTACCTAAATACTGTATGAGGACCTTTTTGCAAACTTGCAATCTGAAGAATAAATACAAACATCTGTTATCTCCTATCGTTTCCTGAAAGTATGTACTTTTATTGACACCTAATCCTCCTTACTGTTCGCATGAAACGAAAGCAAGTCAATATACTTTTACGACTAATTGTAATACTTGGAGGTTTGGGGTTTATATTTTGGGCTTTACTCCAGATACCCTCATTATTTAGATTCAATGATTCCACCTACAGACATATCCGGCATAAAACTTTTGGTATTGAGATACCTTCCGGGTACAAGGTTCATGGAATTGACGTTTCACGCCACCAGGGAATTATTGATTGGTCATTAGTGGATTCTATGAAATCGGGAGGCATAGAAATTTCCTTTGCCTTTCTGAAAGCTACTGAAGGAATTACCAGGCAGGATCCGACTTTCAAACGAAACTGGAGAGCGGTTGGTAAGACTAATCTGTTAAGAGGTGCTTATCACTTTTATTATCCATCCAGAGATGCTTCAAAACAAGCCCAGAATTTTATCAAAAATGTGAAACTTAGCAAAGGCGACCTCCCTCCTGTAGTAGATATTGAGCATACAAACAGGAAAAGCAAAAAGCAGATATGTGAAGGACTTACGGTTTTTATTAGTTTACTGGAAGATCATTATAAAGTAAAGCCCATCATCTATACGAATCATTCTTTCTACTCTGATTATTTGCAGGGGGAATTTGATGAATATCCTTTATGGATTTCCTACTACACAGATAAAAAGACTTTCAATTCCGCCTGTAAATACCCCTGGATAATATGGCAACATAGTGAAAGAGGTAAAATTGATGGCATTAATGGAAAAGTGGACTTTAATGTTTTTTCCGGCGATCTTCAGCGTCTCCGCAGATTAACCTTGCAATAATTATCGATCTTCTGCTTACGCTTCCGAATTATAACAATTACAAATACTTAGGGAAGAATTCTTTCTTGCTGCTTTTTTCGAAGGGCTAAAGGCTTCAAAATGAGAATAAAAAAAATGGGATCTTTGCAGATCCCATTCTAAATAATATTTCAAACCAATCACTATCTTGGATTGATGGTGATGTCTTTTACTTCATCAACAGTGATATAACCACCTGTGTTCCCAAAGTTATTCAGGACATAATTGATAACAGCAACAGCTGAATCAAGTGAGGCTACCTGAGGAGGCATCGGTGCAGGATACTTTATGGAACGGTCAGCCACTACTGCAACTGAGCCATTCAGTACCTGGGAAACAGCAAGTTTAGTGTTATTTAGAAGAAAATTGGAGCCTTTAAGCGTTGGGAATACATTGGCAATGCCATTGCCATCTTTCTGATGACAAACTATGCACTTAGCTTCGAAAATGCCTTTTCCTAAAGCCATTTGTTCTGCAGAAGCACCCTGTTCAGGTGTAGCTTCAACCTGGGTAGTGTCGGCTTTCTGGTCAGAAGTGCCACCACCTCCGCAAGAAGATAATACGGATAAACTTAGAATGCCCAAAAAGGCTAAAACAAAAATGTTAAGAGTTTTCATATTTAGTTGGTTTATTTTTGCAAAGGTAAATGTTATACAATAATTGAGGCTTAAAAAAAAGTGGTATTGCTCAGGAAATAAATTTATTTATGACAGCATTTATGTGCTTTTTCAACA from Bacteroidales bacterium encodes the following:
- a CDS encoding cytochrome c, yielding MKTLNIFVLAFLGILSLSVLSSCGGGGTSDQKADTTQVEATPEQGASAEQMALGKGIFEAKCIVCHQKDGNGIANVFPTLKGSNFLLNNTKLAVSQVLNGSVAVVADRSIKYPAPMPPQVASLDSAVAVINYVLNNFGNTGGYITVDEVKDITINPR
- a CDS encoding RNA polymerase sigma-70 factor, whose translation is MNLTDIYIQKRIQGGDIKEFEKLFHKYYQPLCLHAFKILNDMDLAEDIVQEFFYQCWKNRQNLHVTTSINAYFYEAIRKNSLHYIEHLNVRKQYAEQARNSETEMEDGGQLQEIGLIELNKIVNLTLERLPDRCSRIFKMNRFEGKKYREIAVLLSISVKTVEADMGKALQFFRETLQEYRNITSKV
- a CDS encoding glycoside hydrolase family 25 protein; this translates as MKRKQVNILLRLIVILGGLGFIFWALLQIPSLFRFNDSTYRHIRHKTFGIEIPSGYKVHGIDVSRHQGIIDWSLVDSMKSGGIEISFAFLKATEGITRQDPTFKRNWRAVGKTNLLRGAYHFYYPSRDASKQAQNFIKNVKLSKGDLPPVVDIEHTNRKSKKQICEGLTVFISLLEDHYKVKPIIYTNHSFYSDYLQGEFDEYPLWISYYTDKKTFNSACKYPWIIWQHSERGKIDGINGKVDFNVFSGDLQRLRRLTLQ
- a CDS encoding carboxypeptidase-like regulatory domain-containing protein, producing the protein MKRKQMIQSIFILIAMVFSFQGLLFAQQDTYFSIAGTAKDSKTNEPISFASVTISGTDIGTVTNSEGEFVLKVSNALNAVSFEISHLSYMNKIFRIAESKNEKVFYLDQHVFQLKEISVIPDDPRSLVWMALNKIDENYSSNPNMMTGFYRETIRQRKDYLSISEALVEIYKAPYLGMQSDQVKIVKGRNGSNVKKADTLMVQLQGGPNVALLLDIVKNTHLSIALDDLDNYSFEITSFVKIDDKLNYVISFKPEVVRPEPLYSGKLYIEKDSKAITMAEFSLDLEDEDKAARQFVQKKPTGLVFVPTVTDYLVTYKEQNGRYYLNYVRIDLKFKCDWKKKWFKNSYSIISEVAITDRKEDKIARFANQDLFKSNMILADKIVSFSDVDFWEDYNIIEPEQSIQSAIKKFTKGMKK